In Erigeron canadensis isolate Cc75 chromosome 6, C_canadensis_v1, whole genome shotgun sequence, the following are encoded in one genomic region:
- the LOC122604132 gene encoding thaumatin-like protein 1, which produces MAAHSYASCICYAAFIFLVISKGILGSTFTFKNKCNYIVWPGLLSSAGSTPLDSTGFELGPGDSRSFQASPGWSGRFWGRTRCTFDSTGQGSCATADCGSNQISWNGAGATPPATLAEFTIGSSNNPQDFYDVSLVDGYNLPMAVDAIGGTGECGTTRCVTDLNRMCPSELRAIDGQACKSAGEAFGNPEYCCSGSFGSPDTCRPSVYSQVFKSACPRSYSYANYTITFCPTSTR; this is translated from the exons atgGCAGCACATTCTTATGCTTCTTGCATTTGCTATGCAGCCTTCATATTCTTGGTGATTTCCAAAG GAATATTAGGAAGTACATTCACATTTAAAAACAAGTGCAATTACATAGTATGGCCAGGGCTCTTATCAAGTGCAGGCAGCACCCCATTAGATAGCACCGGGTTTGAACTCGGCCCGGGTGACTCACGTTCTTTCCAAGCCTCACCGGGTTGGTCAGGTCGATTTTGGGGGAGAACTAGGTGCACTTTTGATTCAACCGGTCAAGGAAGTTGTGCTACCGCGGACTGTGGGTCCAATCAAATATCATGGAATGGGGCCGGTGCGACCCCACCAGCAACTCTAGCAGAGTTTACAATCGGGTCATCAAATAATCCTCAGGATTTCTACGACGTGAGCCTAGTAGACGGATATAACTTGCCAATGGCGGTGGATGCAATTGGTGGGACCGGTGAATGTGGAACGACAAGATGTGTGACTGATTTGAACCGAATGTGTCCATCTGAGTTACGGGCTATAGATGGGCAAGCGTGCAAAAGTGCGGGTGAGGCTTTTGGGAATCCGGAATATTGTTGTAGCGGGTCGTTTGGATCGCCAGATACTTGTCGCCCATCAGTGTATTCACAAGTGTTTAAATCGGCTTGCCCGAGATCATATAGTTATGCAAATTACACCATTACATTTTGCCCTACATCAACAAGGTAA